From the bacterium genome, the window AGGCCAATTAAGACTTGGTCAAGGCGTTCGACAGTGGTGCCTGATTTTGTGGGCCTTACGTTCTTGGTTCACAATGGTCGGAAGTTTATTCCTGTTTTTGTGACGGAGAACATGGTTGGTCACAAGTTGGGTGAGTTTTCGCCCACACGGACTTTTCGTGGGCACGGCGGCAAGCTTGAGCGAGCAGGCCGTGCTAAGAAGATGAAGAAGTAGTGTAGGTCGGAGGCACGT encodes:
- the rpsS gene encoding 30S ribosomal protein S19, with translation MTRSLKKGFFADAHLMKHVRTQQKEKSKRPIKTWSRRSTVVPDFVGLTFLVHNGRKFIPVFVTENMVGHKLGEFSPTRTFRGHGGKLERAGRAKKMKK